One Rosa chinensis cultivar Old Blush chromosome 3, RchiOBHm-V2, whole genome shotgun sequence DNA window includes the following coding sequences:
- the LOC112191887 gene encoding non-specific lipid-transfer protein 1 yields MTSSIASRLAFVVLVCLVVGAPLASHAVTCGQVSESVRPCTIYLRNGGTVPAPCCNGVRYLSNWAKTTIDRQSVCRCLVAAARSNCGLKLNLVAGLPIRCGVRLPYTISPDTNCDEVH; encoded by the exons ATGACAAGTTCTATAGCCTCTAGGTTGGCTTTCGTGGTCCTCGTGTGCCTGGTGGTTGGTGCACCGTTAGCGTCCCACGCGGTCACATGTGGCCAGGTGTCAGAAAGCGTGAGACCATGCACAATTTACCTGAGGAATGGTGGGACCGTCCCTGCACCATGTTGCAATGGAGTCCGGTACCTTAGCAACTGGGCTAAGACCACCATCGACCGCCAGTCCGTTTGCAGGTGCTTGGTTGCAGCTGctcgaagcaattgtggactCAAGCTTAACCTCGTGGCTGGTCTTCCAATCAGATGTGGTGTTAGGCTTCCTTACACGATTAGTCCGGACACCAATTGTGACGA GGTCCATTGA